The Candidatus Hydrogenisulfobacillus filiaventi sequence CTGCGCCGGGCGGGCGCGCTGGGGGACCTGGGGGAGACCAACCAGCTGGCCTTCTTCTGAAGCCGTTGCGGACGGGGCCCGGTTGTGGCCGGGAAGGCAAGTATGCTATGCTGAGGGGGAAGCCAGGCAGGGGCCCGCCAAGGCCCCGCTGCCGGCAGGACGGCGTGGACGGCGATGGTCGGAGTGGGTGCAGATGACCCACTCTTTTCGCTTGACAAGGGGCGGACGCGATTTCAGGCACCGCCCGGGGTATAAGAGGTGACGGCGGATGAATGCCGAGTTTCTCGGCGCCCTGGAGGATCTGGAGCGGGAAAAGGGCATCGAAAAAGAGGTGTTGCTGGAGGCCATCGAGTCGGCGTTGATCTCGGCTTACCGCCGGAACTTCGGATCGGCGCAGAATGTCTCCGTGCGCATCGACCGCGAGGACGGGGAGCCGCACGTCTATGCCCAGAAGGAAGTCGTAGCCGGCGAGGTGACCGACCACCTGCTGCAGATCAGCCTGGAGGAGGCCCGGGCCATAGCCCCCGGGGCCCTGGAGGGCGACATTGTGGAGCTGGAGGTCACGCCCAAGAGCTTCGGCCGGATTGCGGCCCAGACGGCAAAGCAGGTCATCGTACAGCGCATCCGGGAGGCGGAGCGCGGCATCATTTTTGAGGAGTTTTCGGGCCGGGAGGGCGACATTGTCAGCGGTCTGGTCCACCGGACGGAGCACCGGGTCGTGTACCTGGATGTGGGGCGGGCCGAGGCGGTGATGATGCCCAATGAGCAGGTGCCGGGGGAGGTGCTCCGGCCGGGGGAGCGGGTGCGGGCATATGTGACCGAGGTGAAGAAGACCACCAAAGGCCCGCAGATCTATGTCTCGCGCAGCCATCCCGGGCTCATCAAGCGCCTGTTCGAGCTCGAGGTGCCGGAGATCCACGACGGGGTGGTGGAGATCAAGGCCATCGCCCGGGAGGCCGGGTCCCGCACCAAGGTCGCGGTCTGGGCGGCCAACCCGGATGTGGACCCGGTGGGAGCCTGCATCGGGCCCAAGAAGGCGCGGGTGCAGGCCATTGTGCAGGAAATCCGGGGCGAGAAGCTGGACATCGTGCGCTGGGACCCCGATCCGGCGGTCCTGGTGGCCAACGCCCTCTCCCCCGCCCAGACGGTGGGGGTGACCCTGGACCCCATCCTGCGCCTGGCGCGGGTGGTGGTCCCCGACAACCAGCTGTCCCTGGCCATCGGCAAAGAGGGCCAGAACGCCCGGCTAGCGGCCCGGCTGACCGGCTGGAAGGTCGACATCCGCTCGGAGTCGCAGGTGGAGGACGGTGAATGGTGATGGCGAAGACCCGGCGGGTGCCGATGCGGACCTGCGTGGCCTGTGGTGCGACCCGGCCCAAGCGGGAGCTGGTGCGGGTAGTGCGCACGCCGGCAGGCGAGGTGGTGGTGGACACCACCGGGCGTACCGCCGGGCGGGGGGCGTACGTCTGCCCCCAGCCGGAGTGTCTGGAACGGGCCCTGGGCGGCCACCGCCTGGACCGGCACCTGAAGCGGCCGGTGGGGGAGGAGCTGCGGCCGGCCCTGGAGGCAGCCGTGCATGCCGCCCGTGAACAGCCGCGGACCCCCCGCATCTTTACCGTTTCCGCCCAGGGTGGGGCGGTGTCGGTCCGGGCCCAGGCGGAGGCGCGCCGGCGGGGCAAGGGCGGCCGGCCGCAATGAGCCCGCAGCCGATGTGGATGAACTACCTGGGGCTGGCCCGCAAGGCCGGGGCGCTGGCCCCGGGGAGCGACCGGGTGGAGGCGGCCTTGAAGAACGGCCAGCTGCGGCTGCTGATCCTGGCCACCGACGCCGGGGGGGCGGCGGTACGCAAGTTCCGGCTCTGGTGCCGGGATGCCGGGGTGGCGGTAGTCGTCGCCGGCACCAAGGATGAGCTGGGCCATGCCACCGGGCTGCCGGCGCTGGCCGTGGCCGGCATCCTGCGCCGCAAGCTGGCCGACGCCCTTTTGAAAAGCTTGCCGCCGGATACGGTGGTGGAGATTCCGCGCAGGGAGGGGCCCCCGCCGCCGGCCCCGCTGCCTGCGGATGCGCAACCGGGACGGAAAGTCTCATCGGGAGGTAAGGCCTTTGGCAGAAAACCGGGAGAGCACCAAGGACACCAACAAGGATAAGGATCGGGTCCGGGTCTACGAGCTGGCCAAGGAACTCAAGCTGGACAGCCGCCGCCTCATTGACCTCCTGCACCGTTTGCATGTGCCCAACATCAAGAATCACATGAGCACGGTGGAACCGCAGGCGATTCAGGTAGTGCGGGATATTATGGAAGGCAAGTTGCCGGCGGATCCACCGGGGGGAGCGGCGCGTCCCGCGGCACCGGCTGCGTCCGCGGCCGCGGCGGCACCGGCTGCCCCCGCCCGGGGACCGGCCGGGGAGGGGACCGTGCCCCGTGCGGCCGCCGAACGGCCTCCGGTACCGTCCCGGCCGGCGGCCGCCCGTCCCGCCGGAGGAGCCGGACCGGCGGCCGGCAGCAACCGGCCCGCCTACGGCGGGTCCCGGCCGGGAAGTGGTCCTGCCGGGCGGCCGGCCGGCAGCTCCTCCCCGCCCCCGCGTCCCGCCCCGGCCGGGGGCCGGCCGCCCATGGGGCGCCCCGGAACCGGAGCGCCGGCGGCCCGGCCCTCGGGCCCGGCCCCGGCCGGCGCCGGCCGCCCGCCGTATGGCGGGGCCCGGCCGGGCGCCCCCGTCCGGGGGCCGCCCCGCCCGGCAGCCGGCGGTCCGTCCCGGCCGGCCGGAGGCGGCGCCGCCCGGGGTGGCCGGGGCGGGCGCCCCGCCCCCGCCCTGCCCGAGCCGGTGCGCAAGGAGCCGTCCCGGCGGGGCGCCCACGGGACGGACCGCTTTGCAACCGACCGGCGCAGCCGCGACTGGCAGGAGGACGAACCCGCCCTCTTCAAGAACCGGCAGAAGGGGCGGCGCAAGCCGCGGCCGGCGCATGAGACCATGCCGCCCGTCCAGCGCAAGGTGGTGTTGAGCGGGCCGATCGCCGTCAAGGACCTGGCGGACCAGCTGGGCGTCAAGGCCACCGACCTCATCAAGCGGCTGATCGGCATGGGGGTGATGGCCACCCTGAACCAGGAGCTGGATCGGGACGTGGCCTTGATTGTAGCCCAGGAGTTCGGGGCGGAAATCGAGGAGCGGGCGTCGGCCGAGGAGCGGGAGGAGACCATCCTGCAGGGCGAGCCTGACCGGCCGGAGGAGCTGCGGCCGCGGCCGCCGGTGGTCACGGTGATGGGTCATGTCGACCACGGCAAGACCTCCCTGCTGGACCGCATCCGCTCCACGCGGGTGACGGAGGCGGAGGCCGGCGGTATCACCCAGCATATCGGGGCCTCGGTGGTCAACTGGAACGGGCACGCCATCGTGTTCCTGGACACCCCGGGCCATGAGGCCTTCACGGCCATGCGGGCCCGCGGGGCTCAGGTGACCGATATCGCGGTGCTGGTGGTGGCGGCCGACGACGGGGTCATGCCCCAGACCCTGGAGGCCATCAACCATGCCAAAGCGGCCGGGGTGCCGGTAGTGGTGGCCATCAACAAGATGGACCTGCCCGGGGCCAATCCCGACCGGGTGAAGAACGCCCTGGCCGAGCACGGGCTGGTGCCCGACGACTGGGGCGGGGACACCATGATGGTGCCGGTCTCGGCCCGGACCGGCCTGGGCTTGGACGACCTCCTCTCCGCCATCGTGCTGCAGGCCGAGATGCTGGAGCTCAAGGCCAATCCCGATCGCCCGGCCCGCGGGACCATCATTGAAGCCAAGCTGGACCGCGGCCGGGGCCCGGTGGCCACGGTGCTGGTCAAGCGGGGGACCCTGAAGGCGGGCGACGTGTTCGTCTCCGGCACCGTCTGGGGCCGGGTGCGGGCTCTCATTGATGACCGCGGCCGCCGGGTCAAGGAGGCGGGCCCCTCCATGCCGGTGGAGGTGCTGGGTTTCACCGCCCTGCCCGAGGCCGGGGACGACTTTGCCAGCCTGGCCGACGAGCGGCAGGCCAAGGCGATCGTGCAGGCCCGCATTGAGCGGCAGCGGCGCGCCAGCGGCGAGACCGGGCAGCGGGGGGTCAGCCTGGACGAGTTCTACCAGCGCCTGAAGGACGAGGAGATGCGGGAGCTCAACCTGGTCCTCAAGGCCGACGTCTCCGGCTCCCTTGAGGCCCTGGCCGAAGCGCTGGGCAAGGTCGCCAATGAAGAGGTGCGGGTGCGCATCCTGCACGCCGCGGTGGGGGCGGTGTCCGAATCGGACGTCATGCTGGCCCAGGCCTCGCGGGCCATCATCATCGGCTTCGGGGTGGGGGTGGACCCCAAGGCCCGGGCGCTGGCCGAGCACGACGGGGTGGACATCCGCCTTTACCGGGTGATCTACGAGGCGCTGGACGACATCCGCCAGGCCCTCACCGGCATGCTGGCCCCCAAGTACCAGGAGGTGCTGCTGGGCCGGGCCGAGGTGCGGGAGGTGTTCCGGGTTCCGAAGGTGGGGACGGTCGCCGGGTGCTATGTCACCGACGGCAAGGTGCTGCGCAGCGGCAAAGTCCGGGTGCTGCGCAACGGCTCCGTGGTCTACGACGGGGCGGTGGCCTCCCTCAAGCGCTTCAAGGACGACGTGCGGGAAGTGCCCAGCGGGTACGAGTGCGGGCTGGGCCTGGAGAAGTTCAACGACCTCAAGGTGGGGGACATCCTGGAGGTCTACACCGAGGAAGAGGTCAAGGCCAGCTGAGGCGGGCAACGCCGGCGGCCGGGATCGGGGTTGAGGGCACATGAACAAGGCACGGGCGGAACGGATCGGCCAGGCCATGCAGCAGGAGATCGGTGCCATGCTGCAGCGGGAGGTCAAGGATCCCCGCATCGGGTTCGTGAGCGTGACCCGGGTGGAGGTCAGCCGGGACCTGTCCCGGGCCCGCGTCTACGTTAGCCTGTTCGGGGACGCCGGGGAGCAGGCCGACAGCCTGGAAGGGCTGCGCAGCGCCGCCGCCTTCCTGCGCGGGGAGGTGGCGCGCCGGCTGCACCTGCTGAAGGCGCCGCAGCTGGAGTTCGTGCAGGACCACGCCATCGACGCCAGCCTGCGGGTCCATGCCCTGCTGCGGGAGATTGAACCCCGCCCCGGCAAGCCAGGGGACGGGGAGCCGCCGGCATGACGGCGGGCCCGGAAGGCATCCTGGTGGTCCGCAAGCCGGCGGGCCTGACCTCCTTCGCCGCCGTGCGGGAGGTGCAACGTCTGACCGGGGCCGCCCGGGCGGGTCATGCCGGGACCCTGGACCCGGCCGCGGAAGGGGTGCTGCCGGTGGCCCTGGGCGCGGCCACCCGCTGGCTGCCGTGGCTGAAGGCGGAGCCTAAGCGCTACCGCGCCGAGGTTGAGTTCGGGCGCGCCACCGCCAGCGGCGACGGGGATGGTCCGGTGGTGGCCCGTTCCGGTCGGCCCTGGCCGGGGCCGGAGGCGGTGGCGGCGGCCCTGCGCTGGCTGGAGGGGCCCCAATGGCAGCTGCCGCCCAGCTTTTCGGCCAAGAAGGTGGGCGGCGTGCGGGCCTATGCCCGGGCCCGCCGCGGACGGGGGGTCTTTCCGGCGCCCTGCCGGGTGGACGTCCAGGCGCTGGCCGCCCGGGGAGGCGGGGCGCATTGGACCCTCGAAGCCACGGTTTCAGGCGGCACCTACATCCGCAGCCTGGTGCGCGACCTGGGCGAGCTGCTGGGGCAGGCAGCGGTGCTGACCCGTCTGCAACGGACTGCGGTGGGCCCCTTCCGCCTCGAGCAGGCCCTGACCCTGGAGGCGGTGGCCGCCGGCGCCTGGCGCGAGGCCCTGCTGGGGCCGGAAGCGGCGTTGGACCTGCCGCTGATTCCGGTGGAGACGGCGGTGGTGCCGTATCTGGTCCAGGGCCGGGCCCTGGCCGGGCTGCCGCTGCCGCCGCTGCCCGCCGCCCCGGCGGTGGGACTGGCGGCCGGCGGTCGGCTGGTAGCGATCGTGGAGGGGCCGCCCGGCCTCCGGTACCGGGCGGTGTTTCCCCCGGTTCCGGCGGGGTCCCCCTAGGCGGAGGGGACGGCGGATGCGACGGATTCTGGCGGAGGAGATGTTGGATGAGCCGACGGTGGTGACCGTCGGCAGCTTTGACGGGGTCCACCGCGGGCATCAGGCCCTGCTGGCCGCGGCCCGGGAGGTTGCTGCCCGAGAGGGCCTGCCCATGGTGGTACTGACCTTCGATCCACATCCGCGGGCGGTGTTGAAGGGGCCCCTCACCCGGTACCTGCTGACCCCCACCCCCGTCAAGCTGGCGGTGCTGGAGGAACTGGGGGTGCCGGCGGTGAAGGTGATGCCCTTCACCCCGGCGGTCGCGGCGCAGCCGGCGGAGGAGTTCCTGGAGCAGGAGCTGGCAGGCCGGTTGCGGGCCCGGGTCGTCGTGGTGGGGTACAGCTTCACCTTCGGGGCCCGGGCCCAAGGCACCCCCGAGCTCCTGCAGCACTGGATGGCGGCCCGGGGCGGGGAGGCGGTGGTGGTGCCACCGGTGCGCCTGGCCGACGGGACCCCGGTCTCCAGCTCGTACATCCGGGAGCGCATCCTGGACGGGGACCTGGAGGCGGCCGAGGCCGCCCTGGGGCATCCCTTCCGGGTGGAGGGACCGGTGCGGCCCGGCCTGGCGCAGGGACGCCAGCTGGGGTTCCCCACCGCCAACGTGGAGGTGCCTCCCGAACAGATCATGGGCCCGTACGGGGTCTACGCCGGGTTTGCCCGCCTGGCCGGCGAGGCGGAGCCGCGCCCGGCGGTGGCCAACTGGGGCGTGCGGCCGACGGTGGTGACGGGGCACGGCCACCCCTGGCTGGAGGTTTACCTGCTGGATGCCGACCGGCGTCCGGTCGGGGATCTCCGGGGACAGGTGCTGCGCTTCGACTGCCGCAGCCGCATCCGTGCCGAGCGTCGGTTCCATTCCCTGGAAGCCCTGAAGGCCCAGATCGCCCGCGACGTGGAGGAGGCCCGGCGGCGGCTGGTCGAGCTGGGGTGAAGGGCCGCGTTGTGGCACTGGGGTCAGTATGGTAAAATAAGCTGTCTTGCGGCAAACCAAGGCACACGTCGGAACGAGGAGGTGGGACGATGGCCCTGGAGTCACAGAAGAAGCAGGCCATCATCGCGGCTCATCGGCTGCATGAATCGGACACGGGGTCTCCGGAGGTGCAGGTCGCCATCCTGACCGAACGCATCGCGCAACTGACGGAGCACCTGAAAAACCATCCGAAGGACCATCATTCCCGCCGCGGGCTCCTGAAGATGGTCGGACACCGCCGGGCCCTTCTCAATTACCTGCACAAAAAGGACGTCGCCCGCTACCGGGACCTGGTGCAGGAACTCGGACTACGGCGCTAGAGCGGGGCTGCCCGCTCTTTTTCTTCTTTCCGGCCGCGGGGGATGAACGCCGAGCGGCCCCCAGGGGGGTATAACGCGAGCAATGGAGATTCATAGGACAACCTTCGAGGTCGGGGGCCGCCCCATGACCTTGGAGACCGGCCGCATGGCCCGCCAGGCCAACGGTGCGGTCCTGGTCCATTACGGCGACACCCGGGTGCTGGTGACGGCGGTGGCCTCCAAGACCCCGCGGGAGGGGGTCGACTTCTTCCCTCTCACCGTGGATTACGAGGAGCGCCTGTACGCGGTGGGCAAGATCCCGGGCGGCTTCATCAAGCGGGAGGGCCGGCCCAGCGAACACGCCATCCTGGCGGCCCGCCTCACCGACCGGCCTATCCGGCCGCTTTTTCCCGAGGGCTTCCGCAACGATGTCCATGTGGTGGCCACCATCCTGTCGGTCGACCATGACCACAGCCCGGAGGTGTGCGGGATGGTGGGGGCGTCGGCGGCCCTGGCCATCTCCGACATCCCGTTCGAGGGGCCCATGGGGGCGGTGGTCGTAGGGCTGGTGGACGGGGAACTGGTCATCAACCCGACATCCGAGCAGGCGCAGCGCAGTGACCTGGCCCTGACGGTGGCCGGCACCGAGGAGGCCATCCTCATGATCGAGGCCGGCGCCAACATCGTCCCGGAGGCGCGCATCCTGGATGCCATCCTCTTCGGGCACGAGGCCATCAAGGGCATCATCGCCGGCATCCGGGAACACCAGGCCGCCTGCGGCAAGCCCAAGGCGGAGTATCCGCTATTCCTGCCCTCGCCGGAGCTGGTGGAAGCGGTGACCGCCCTGGCCACCGGGCCTCTGGCGGAGGCGGTCCGCCATCCCGACAAGCAGACGCGGGAGGCCCGCATCGAGGCTGTCAACCAGGAGATCGCCGCCCAGCTGCTGGAACGCTTCCCGGATGAGGCCCGCATGATCCCGGTGGTCCTGAAGAAGGTCCTGAAGCAGGTGGTGCGCAGCGCTATCATCCACGAGTCCATCCGGCCGGACGGCCGCGGGCTGCGGGAGATCCGGCCCATCAGCATCGAGGTGGGCGTACTGCCCCGGGTGCATGGGACGGGCCTGTTCACCCGCGGGCAGACCCAAGCCCTGACCGCCATGACCTTGGGGCCGCTGAGCGATCAGCAGATGCTGGACGGGATCGGGGAAGAGGAATCCAAGCGCTACATGCACCACTACAACTTCCCGCCCTACGCCACCGGCGAAGCCGGGCCCATGCGGGGACCCAACCGGCGCGCCATCGGGCACGGGGCCCTGGCGGAGCGCGCGCTGCTGCCGGTGATTCCGCCCGAGGAGGAGTTCCCCTACGCCCTGCGCCTGGTGTCCGACATCCTGGAATCCAACGGATCCAGCTCCATGGCGTCGGTCTGCGGCAGCACCCTGGCCCTGATGGACGGGGGGGTGCCCATCAAGGCCCCGGTGGCGGGCATCGCCATGGGCCTGGTGCAGGACGAGGCCAGCGGCCGCTACGCCATCCTGACCGACATCCAGGGGCTGGAGGACGCGCTGGGGGACATGGACTTCAAGGTGGCGGGCACGCGGACCGGGGTTACCGCCATCCAGATGGACATCAAGATCAAGGGGCTGAACCGGGCCATCCTGGAGGAGGCGCTGGAGCAGGCGCGGGAAGCCCGCCTGTACATCCTGGACCGCTTCCAGGAGGTCCTGCCGGCGCCACGGCCGCAGCTGTCCGCGCACGCTCCCCGCATTATCACCCTGCACATCGACCCCGAAAAGATCCGGGATGTGATCGGACCGGGGGGCAAGACCATCAACCGTATCATCGAGGCCAGCAAGGTGGACGACAAGAAGGTCGAGATCGACATCGAGGACGACGGCACCATCTACATCGCCGCCGTGAACCAGGAGGCGGGCGAAAAGGCGGTGCGCATGATCAACGACCTGACTCGCAACGTGGAGGTGGGCGAGGTCTACGAGGGCCGTGTGACCCGCATCATGAGTTTCGGGGCCTTTGTGGAAATCCTGCCCGGCAAGGAGGGGCTGGTGCACATCTCCCAGCTGGCGCCGCAGCGGGTGGCGCGGGTCGAGGATGCGGTGCAGGTCGGCGACGTGCTCAAGGTCAAGGTGACCGAGATCGATCATATGGGCCGCATCAACCTCTCGCACAAGGACACCATGCCGGAGGCGGCACGGGCGGTAGCAGCCGGGCACGAGCGGCCGCGGCCGGTCGGCAACCGCGACCGGGGGCGCGGACCGCAGGAAGGCCGCCGCGAGCGGCCGGGAGGACCGCACGGGCGGCACTGAGCCGGGGGCCGGCAGGCGCCGGGTCCCGGTCTTTTCTTTTTTGCGTGCGGCCCGGTTTCAGATCCTGGGCCGGGAGAGCCCCTCCAGGCGGCGCACCAGCTCCCCCACGGTGACCAGGCGGTAGCCTTCGGCCTGCAGGCGGGGGATGATCTGCTCTACCGCCTGCACGGTAGCGGTCGAGGAGTTGGTGCCGTCATGGAAGATGATGATGCTCCCCGGGCGGATCTCCCGCAGCACCTGGCGGGCCATGTGGTCGGCCGAGTAGCGGCGCTGCCAGTCCCGGGTGTCGATGGTCCAGCCGATGACGGTATAGCCCATCCGCCCCAACACGTCCAGGGACACGGCATCGGAACGCCCGCCGGGCAGGCGGTACAGGCGGGGCTTCGGCGCGCCCAGCGCGGTCAGGATGGCGGCGTTCTCCTCCACCTCCCGCTGCACCTGCTCGGCGCTGCGGGCGCGCAGGGTGAGATGGGTGGCGCCATGGCTGCCGATCTCCATCCCGGCCTTGACCTCCTCGCGGATCAGCTCCGGGTACCGGTTGGCCTGGCTGCCGATGATGAAGAAGGTAGCGGGAACGTGATGGGCCGTGAGCACCTGCAGGACCCGGGGCGTCCATTTGGCAGTGGGCCCGTCGTCAAAGCTGAGGGCCGCCACCTTGTCGGTGGTCGGCACCCGGCTGACCACCAGGGCCGAGGCGGCCCGGGCCGGTGCGGCGGCCGCCGCCGCCAGCAGGACGGCCGAAGCCCAGCCGGCCAACCGGCGGGCGATAGGGGTGAACATGGTCTGCCTCCTTCCACCTGGCGTCGGCGGCAGTATGGCCGCCGCCCCGGCGGGTTATGCTGGGCCCGAACCGGTAGAGGGGGGACGCAGCATGACCGGGTGGGGAAAGCGTTTACGGACCTGGGTGGTGGCCGGGGCGGCCGCCGCCGGCCTCGTGGCCGGGGTGCCGGTCCGGGCCCAGGCCCCGCCGTTGCCGGCGGCCGTGCCGGTATACCGGGTGGAGACCGCCCATCCCGTCATGGCTCTCAGCATCAACGTGGTGTGGGGAACCGAGTATGTGCCCCAGCTGCTGGCAGCCCTTAAGGCGGCACACGCCCACGCCACCTTCATGCTGGGCGGACGCTGGGCCGAACAGCATGCCGACCTGGCCCGCAGCCTGGTGCAGGCCGGGATGGAGGTGGGTAACCACGGCTGGAACCACGCCCATCCCAGCCTGCAGGACCCGGAGGCGCTGGCCGCCGACATCCGCCGATCCAGCGCGGCCATCGCGGCCGTGACGGGAGCCCAGCCCGCGCTCTACGCCCCGCCCTACGGGGAGCTGAACCCCCGCATCCTGGGGGCGGCGCGCGCCAACGGCCTGACGTTGGTCATGTGGACCATCGACACCATCGACTGGCGGCCGGCCAGCGACCCCGCCACCATTGTGCGCCGCGTGCTGGGACGGGCACGACCGGGGGCCATTGTCCTCATGCATCCCACCGACCGCACGGTGGAGGCCCTGCCGGCGGTTCTGAAGGGGCTGGCCGCCAAGGGATACCAGGTGGTGACGGTGAGTGACCTGCTGCGGACCGGCCAACCGCGCAATGACGGCGAATGAGCCGCTAGGGGGATACCATCCGGGGCCGGCCGCGGCATAATGGGGACGGCGAGAGGCCCAGGGCGTAGGGGAAGGCGGGTGGTCGTCCCATGTTGAGCCGGAAGTGGACGCGCCTGGAGCGGAGCCGGCCGCAGCTCCGGTGGGCCCGGTGGGGCATGATCGGGGGCGCGGTGGCGGCCGTGGCCGGGCTGGTGGCCGCCCACGGGCTGATCCTGCCC is a genomic window containing:
- the nusA gene encoding transcription translation coupling factor involved in Rho-dependent transcription termination (Evidence 2a : Function from experimental evidences in other organisms; PubMedId : 12682299, 15978071, 16707701, 16946247, 27571753, 28507243; Product type f : factor) translates to MNAEFLGALEDLEREKGIEKEVLLEAIESALISAYRRNFGSAQNVSVRIDREDGEPHVYAQKEVVAGEVTDHLLQISLEEARAIAPGALEGDIVELEVTPKSFGRIAAQTAKQVIVQRIREAERGIIFEEFSGREGDIVSGLVHRTEHRVVYLDVGRAEAVMMPNEQVPGEVLRPGERVRAYVTEVKKTTKGPQIYVSRSHPGLIKRLFELEVPEIHDGVVEIKAIAREAGSRTKVAVWAANPDVDPVGACIGPKKARVQAIVQEIRGEKLDIVRWDPDPAVLVANALSPAQTVGVTLDPILRLARVVVPDNQLSLAIGKEGQNARLAARLTGWKVDIRSESQVEDGEW
- a CDS encoding conserved exported protein of unknown function (Evidence 4 : Unknown function but conserved in other organisms); translation: MVMAKTRRVPMRTCVACGATRPKRELVRVVRTPAGEVVVDTTGRTAGRGAYVCPQPECLERALGGHRLDRHLKRPVGEELRPALEAAVHAAREQPRTPRIFTVSAQGGAVSVRAQAEARRRGKGGRPQ
- a CDS encoding putative Ribosomal_L7Ae domain-containing protein (Evidence 3 : Putative function from multiple computational evidences), giving the protein MSPQPMWMNYLGLARKAGALAPGSDRVEAALKNGQLRLLILATDAGGAAVRKFRLWCRDAGVAVVVAGTKDELGHATGLPALAVAGILRRKLADALLKSLPPDTVVEIPRREGPPPPAPLPADAQPGRKVSSGGKAFGRKPGEHQGHQQG
- the infB gene encoding Translation initiation factor IF-2 yields the protein MAENRESTKDTNKDKDRVRVYELAKELKLDSRRLIDLLHRLHVPNIKNHMSTVEPQAIQVVRDIMEGKLPADPPGGAARPAAPAASAAAAAPAAPARGPAGEGTVPRAAAERPPVPSRPAAARPAGGAGPAAGSNRPAYGGSRPGSGPAGRPAGSSSPPPRPAPAGGRPPMGRPGTGAPAARPSGPAPAGAGRPPYGGARPGAPVRGPPRPAAGGPSRPAGGGAARGGRGGRPAPALPEPVRKEPSRRGAHGTDRFATDRRSRDWQEDEPALFKNRQKGRRKPRPAHETMPPVQRKVVLSGPIAVKDLADQLGVKATDLIKRLIGMGVMATLNQELDRDVALIVAQEFGAEIEERASAEEREETILQGEPDRPEELRPRPPVVTVMGHVDHGKTSLLDRIRSTRVTEAEAGGITQHIGASVVNWNGHAIVFLDTPGHEAFTAMRARGAQVTDIAVLVVAADDGVMPQTLEAINHAKAAGVPVVVAINKMDLPGANPDRVKNALAEHGLVPDDWGGDTMMVPVSARTGLGLDDLLSAIVLQAEMLELKANPDRPARGTIIEAKLDRGRGPVATVLVKRGTLKAGDVFVSGTVWGRVRALIDDRGRRVKEAGPSMPVEVLGFTALPEAGDDFASLADERQAKAIVQARIERQRRASGETGQRGVSLDEFYQRLKDEEMRELNLVLKADVSGSLEALAEALGKVANEEVRVRILHAAVGAVSESDVMLAQASRAIIIGFGVGVDPKARALAEHDGVDIRLYRVIYEALDDIRQALTGMLAPKYQEVLLGRAEVREVFRVPKVGTVAGCYVTDGKVLRSGKVRVLRNGSVVYDGAVASLKRFKDDVREVPSGYECGLGLEKFNDLKVGDILEVYTEEEVKAS
- the rbfA gene encoding pre-ribosomal (17S) RNA binding factor A (Evidence 2a : Function from experimental evidences in other organisms; PubMedId : 12628255, 15185964, 17996707, 21102555, 21529161, 23293003, 23611982, 24671761, 25904134, 27382067; Product type f : factor): MNKARAERIGQAMQQEIGAMLQREVKDPRIGFVSVTRVEVSRDLSRARVYVSLFGDAGEQADSLEGLRSAAAFLRGEVARRLHLLKAPQLEFVQDHAIDASLRVHALLREIEPRPGKPGDGEPPA
- the truB gene encoding tRNA pseudouridine synthase B, whose amino-acid sequence is MTAGPEGILVVRKPAGLTSFAAVREVQRLTGAARAGHAGTLDPAAEGVLPVALGAATRWLPWLKAEPKRYRAEVEFGRATASGDGDGPVVARSGRPWPGPEAVAAALRWLEGPQWQLPPSFSAKKVGGVRAYARARRGRGVFPAPCRVDVQALAARGGGAHWTLEATVSGGTYIRSLVRDLGELLGQAAVLTRLQRTAVGPFRLEQALTLEAVAAGAWREALLGPEAALDLPLIPVETAVVPYLVQGRALAGLPLPPLPAAPAVGLAAGGRLVAIVEGPPGLRYRAVFPPVPAGSP
- a CDS encoding FMN adenylyltransferase,Riboflavin kinase, which translates into the protein MRRILAEEMLDEPTVVTVGSFDGVHRGHQALLAAAREVAAREGLPMVVLTFDPHPRAVLKGPLTRYLLTPTPVKLAVLEELGVPAVKVMPFTPAVAAQPAEEFLEQELAGRLRARVVVVGYSFTFGARAQGTPELLQHWMAARGGEAVVVPPVRLADGTPVSSSYIRERILDGDLEAAEAALGHPFRVEGPVRPGLAQGRQLGFPTANVEVPPEQIMGPYGVYAGFARLAGEAEPRPAVANWGVRPTVVTGHGHPWLEVYLLDADRRPVGDLRGQVLRFDCRSRIRAERRFHSLEALKAQIARDVEEARRRLVELG
- the rpsO gene encoding ribosomal protein S15 (BS18) (Evidence 2a : Function from experimental evidences in other organisms; PubMedId : 12682299, 15627386, 8825778, 20418391, 22720735, 23611891; Product type s : structure), with protein sequence MALESQKKQAIIAAHRLHESDTGSPEVQVAILTERIAQLTEHLKNHPKDHHSRRGLLKMVGHRRALLNYLHKKDVARYRDLVQELGLRR